The Lewinellaceae bacterium genome includes a region encoding these proteins:
- the rpiB gene encoding ribose 5-phosphate isomerase B, with the protein MLVKKIAIGCDHAGFPHKDAVKTFLESLGIEVTDFGTNSADSVDYPDFIHPVAEKVEAGEVDLGVIMCGSGNGAAMTANKHQGIRAALCWKNEIASLARQHNDANVLAIPVRFVSEATSLQMVQIFISTAFEGGRHQRRVDKICL; encoded by the coding sequence ATGCTAGTCAAAAAAATAGCCATCGGTTGCGACCACGCAGGATTTCCACATAAAGATGCTGTAAAAACCTTTTTGGAATCCCTGGGCATTGAAGTAACCGATTTCGGAACGAACTCTGCTGATTCCGTCGATTATCCTGATTTCATTCATCCTGTTGCTGAAAAAGTCGAGGCTGGCGAGGTGGATCTCGGGGTCATCATGTGTGGCAGTGGAAACGGAGCAGCCATGACAGCCAATAAACACCAGGGCATAAGAGCCGCGTTATGCTGGAAAAACGAAATCGCTTCTCTCGCCCGACAACACAACGATGCCAATGTGTTGGCCATTCCGGTCAGGTTTGTCAGTGAGGCCACTAGCTTACAAATGGTTCAAATTTTCATATCCACTGCATTTGAGGGCGGACGTCACCAAAGAAGAGTTGATAAAATTTGCCTTTAG